From Pongo pygmaeus isolate AG05252 chromosome 1, NHGRI_mPonPyg2-v2.0_pri, whole genome shotgun sequence, one genomic window encodes:
- the DCST1 gene encoding E3 ubiquitin-protein ligase DCST1 isoform X2, which yields MDIKHHQNSARGQRRKQPHTTVQRLLSWGLPVSCSRFLWRQPGEFPVTAFLLGAGAGGLLAIGLGAMGWGTSPHIRCASLLLVPKMLGKEGRLFVLGYALTAIYVGPVANLRHNLNDVIASLGCTVELQINNTRAAWRVSTAPLRAVFKDLLSSKELLRAETRNISATFEDLDAQVNSETGYMPEDAVDSGETAQGREARQAPASRLHLSTQKMYELKTKLRCSYVVNQAILSCRRWFDHKHEQCMKHIWVPLLTHLLCLPMKFKFFCGIAKVMEVWCRNRIPVEGNFGQTYDSLNQSIHGLDGEFSANIDFKEEKQAGVLGLNTSWERVSTEVRDYVYRQEARLEWALGLLHVLLSCTFLLVLHASFSYMDSYNHDIRFDNIYISTYFCQIDDRRKKLGKRTLLPLRKAEAKTVIFPCKPTIQASEMSNVVRELLETLPILLLLVVLCGLDWALYSIFDTIRHHSFLQYSFRSSHKLEVKVGGDSMLARLLRKTIGALNTSSETVMESNNMPCLPQPVGLDARAYWRAALPIGLLVCLCLLQAFGYRLRRVIAAFYFPKREKKRILFLYNDLLKKRAAFTKLRRAAILRRARQQKASRHPLADILHRGCPLLRRWLRRRCVVCQAPETPESYVCRTLDCEAVYCWSCWDDMRQRCPVCTPREELSSSAFSDSNDDTAYAG from the exons ATGGACATTAAACATCATCAGAACAGCGCAAGAGGGCAAAGAAGAAAACAGCCTCATACCA CGGTGCAGAGGCTCCTGAGCTGGGGGCTGCCAGTCTCCTGTAGCCGGTTCCTGTGGCGCCAGCCGGGCGAGTTTCCTGTCACTGCTTTCCTGTTGGGGGCAGGCGCTGGGGGGCTCCTGGCCATAG GCTTGGGGGCCATGGGCTGGGGGACTTCCCCTCACATCCGCTGTGCCAGCCTCCTACTAGTACCCAAGATGCTCGGCAAGGAAGGCAGGCTCTTTGTCCTGGGATACGCCTTGACTGCCATCTATGTGG GGCCAGTAGCCAATCTGCGGCACAATCTCAATGACGTGATCGCATCGCTGGGCTGCACCGTGGAGCTGCAGATCAACAACACCCGTGCAGCTTGGCGCGTCTCCACAGCCCCCTTACGGGCCGTGTTCAAGGACCTGCTG AGTAGCAAAGAATTGCTGAGAGCAGAGACTCGGAACATCTCTGCCACTTTTGAGGACCTGGATGCCCAGGTGAATAGTGAGACGGGCTACATGCCTGAGGATGCTGTGGACTCAGGGGAGACAGCCCAGGGCAGGGAGGCCCGCCAAGCCCCAGCCTCCAGACTCCACCTGTCGACACAGAAGATGTATGAGCTGAAGACCAAGCTGCGTTGCTCCT ATGTGGTGAACCAGGCCATACTCAGCTGCCGTCGTTGGTTTGACCACAAGCATGAACAGTGCATGAAGCACATCTGGGTCCCACTCCTCACCCACTTGCTCTGCCTGCCTATGAAGTTCAAGTTCTTCTGTGGCATTGCCAAGG TGATGGAGGTTTGGTGCCGCAATCGCATCCCAGTGGAAGGCAACTTTGGGCAGACCTACGACTCCCTCAACCAGTCTATTCATGGCCTGGATGGGGAATTTTCAGCCAATATTGACTTCAAG GAAGAAAAGCAGGCTGGGGTGCTGGGGCTCAACACGAGCTGGGAGCGCGTGAGCACCGAGGTGCGGGACTATGTGTACCGCCAGGAGGCCCGGCTGGAGTGGGCCCTGGGGCTGCTGCATGTGCTGCTCTCCTGCACTTTCCTGCTGGTCCTGCACGC GTCTTTCTCCTACATGGACAGCTATAACCATGACATTCGTTTTGACAACATCTACATCAGCACCTACTTCTGCCAGATCGATGACCGCAGGAAGAAGCTG GGCAAACGGACTCTGCTGCCACTCCGCAAAGCTGAGGCAAAAACCGTCATCTTCCCTTGCAAGCCCACCATCCAGGCCTCAGAAATGAGCAATGTG GTGAGGGAGCTCCTGGAGACACTGCCCattctgctgctgctggtggtgctGTGCGGCTTGGACTGGGCTCTCTACTCCATCTTCGACACCATCCGCCACCACTCCTTTCTGCAGTACTCCTTCCGCA GCAGTCATAAACTGGAGGTGAAGGTTGGGGGAGACTCCATGCTAGCCCGGCTTCTTCGAAAAACCATTGGGGCCCTGAACACCTCCTCAGAGACAGTGATGGAATCAAACAACATGC cctgcctgccccagcctgtgGGCCTGGATGCCAGGGCCTACTGGAGAGCTGCGCTACCGATTGGCCTGTTAGTGTGTCTCTGCCTGTTACAGGCTTTTGGCTACCGACTCCGGAGGGTCATCGCAGCCTTCTACTTCCCCAAG CGAGAGAAGAAGCGGATCCTGTTCCTCTACAATGACCTATTGAAGAAAAGAGCAGCCTTCACCAAACTCAGGAGGGCCGCTATCCTGAGGCGGGCGCGACAGCAGAAGGCTTCG CGCCACCCGCTGGCGGATATCCTGCACCGCGGCTGCCCGCTCCTGCGCCGCTGGCTGCGCCGGCGCTGCGTGGTGTGCCAGGCACCCGAGACGCCCGAGTCCTACGTGTGCCGGACGCTGGACTGCGAGGCCGTGTACTGCTGGTCGTGCTGGGACGACATGCGGCAGCGGTGCCCGGTCTGCACGCCCCGCGAGGAGCTCTCTTCCTCCGCCTTTAGTGACAGCAACGACGACACTGCCTACGCGGGGTAA
- the DCST1 gene encoding E3 ubiquitin-protein ligase DCST1 isoform X1 yields the protein MDIKHHQNSARGQRRKQPHTTVQRLLSWGLPVSCSRFLWRQPGEFPVTAFLLGAGAGGLLAIGLFQLLVNPMNIYEEQKMMFLYSLVGLGAMGWGTSPHIRCASLLLVPKMLGKEGRLFVLGYALTAIYVGPVANLRHNLNDVIASLGCTVELQINNTRAAWRVSTAPLRAVFKDLLSSKELLRAETRNISATFEDLDAQVNSETGYMPEDAVDSGETAQGREARQAPASRLHLSTQKMYELKTKLRCSYVVNQAILSCRRWFDHKHEQCMKHIWVPLLTHLLCLPMKFKFFCGIAKVMEVWCRNRIPVEGNFGQTYDSLNQSIHGLDGEFSANIDFKEEKQAGVLGLNTSWERVSTEVRDYVYRQEARLEWALGLLHVLLSCTFLLVLHASFSYMDSYNHDIRFDNIYISTYFCQIDDRRKKLGKRTLLPLRKAEAKTVIFPCKPTIQASEMSNVVRELLETLPILLLLVVLCGLDWALYSIFDTIRHHSFLQYSFRSSHKLEVKVGGDSMLARLLRKTIGALNTSSETVMESNNMPCLPQPVGLDARAYWRAALPIGLLVCLCLLQAFGYRLRRVIAAFYFPKREKKRILFLYNDLLKKRAAFTKLRRAAILRRARQQKASRHPLADILHRGCPLLRRWLRRRCVVCQAPETPESYVCRTLDCEAVYCWSCWDDMRQRCPVCTPREELSSSAFSDSNDDTAYAG from the exons ATGGACATTAAACATCATCAGAACAGCGCAAGAGGGCAAAGAAGAAAACAGCCTCATACCA CGGTGCAGAGGCTCCTGAGCTGGGGGCTGCCAGTCTCCTGTAGCCGGTTCCTGTGGCGCCAGCCGGGCGAGTTTCCTGTCACTGCTTTCCTGTTGGGGGCAGGCGCTGGGGGGCTCCTGGCCATAG GTCTCTTTCAGCTCCTGGTGAACCCCATGAACATCTACGAAGAACAGAAGATGATGTTTTTGTACAGCTTGGTGG GCTTGGGGGCCATGGGCTGGGGGACTTCCCCTCACATCCGCTGTGCCAGCCTCCTACTAGTACCCAAGATGCTCGGCAAGGAAGGCAGGCTCTTTGTCCTGGGATACGCCTTGACTGCCATCTATGTGG GGCCAGTAGCCAATCTGCGGCACAATCTCAATGACGTGATCGCATCGCTGGGCTGCACCGTGGAGCTGCAGATCAACAACACCCGTGCAGCTTGGCGCGTCTCCACAGCCCCCTTACGGGCCGTGTTCAAGGACCTGCTG AGTAGCAAAGAATTGCTGAGAGCAGAGACTCGGAACATCTCTGCCACTTTTGAGGACCTGGATGCCCAGGTGAATAGTGAGACGGGCTACATGCCTGAGGATGCTGTGGACTCAGGGGAGACAGCCCAGGGCAGGGAGGCCCGCCAAGCCCCAGCCTCCAGACTCCACCTGTCGACACAGAAGATGTATGAGCTGAAGACCAAGCTGCGTTGCTCCT ATGTGGTGAACCAGGCCATACTCAGCTGCCGTCGTTGGTTTGACCACAAGCATGAACAGTGCATGAAGCACATCTGGGTCCCACTCCTCACCCACTTGCTCTGCCTGCCTATGAAGTTCAAGTTCTTCTGTGGCATTGCCAAGG TGATGGAGGTTTGGTGCCGCAATCGCATCCCAGTGGAAGGCAACTTTGGGCAGACCTACGACTCCCTCAACCAGTCTATTCATGGCCTGGATGGGGAATTTTCAGCCAATATTGACTTCAAG GAAGAAAAGCAGGCTGGGGTGCTGGGGCTCAACACGAGCTGGGAGCGCGTGAGCACCGAGGTGCGGGACTATGTGTACCGCCAGGAGGCCCGGCTGGAGTGGGCCCTGGGGCTGCTGCATGTGCTGCTCTCCTGCACTTTCCTGCTGGTCCTGCACGC GTCTTTCTCCTACATGGACAGCTATAACCATGACATTCGTTTTGACAACATCTACATCAGCACCTACTTCTGCCAGATCGATGACCGCAGGAAGAAGCTG GGCAAACGGACTCTGCTGCCACTCCGCAAAGCTGAGGCAAAAACCGTCATCTTCCCTTGCAAGCCCACCATCCAGGCCTCAGAAATGAGCAATGTG GTGAGGGAGCTCCTGGAGACACTGCCCattctgctgctgctggtggtgctGTGCGGCTTGGACTGGGCTCTCTACTCCATCTTCGACACCATCCGCCACCACTCCTTTCTGCAGTACTCCTTCCGCA GCAGTCATAAACTGGAGGTGAAGGTTGGGGGAGACTCCATGCTAGCCCGGCTTCTTCGAAAAACCATTGGGGCCCTGAACACCTCCTCAGAGACAGTGATGGAATCAAACAACATGC cctgcctgccccagcctgtgGGCCTGGATGCCAGGGCCTACTGGAGAGCTGCGCTACCGATTGGCCTGTTAGTGTGTCTCTGCCTGTTACAGGCTTTTGGCTACCGACTCCGGAGGGTCATCGCAGCCTTCTACTTCCCCAAG CGAGAGAAGAAGCGGATCCTGTTCCTCTACAATGACCTATTGAAGAAAAGAGCAGCCTTCACCAAACTCAGGAGGGCCGCTATCCTGAGGCGGGCGCGACAGCAGAAGGCTTCG CGCCACCCGCTGGCGGATATCCTGCACCGCGGCTGCCCGCTCCTGCGCCGCTGGCTGCGCCGGCGCTGCGTGGTGTGCCAGGCACCCGAGACGCCCGAGTCCTACGTGTGCCGGACGCTGGACTGCGAGGCCGTGTACTGCTGGTCGTGCTGGGACGACATGCGGCAGCGGTGCCCGGTCTGCACGCCCCGCGAGGAGCTCTCTTCCTCCGCCTTTAGTGACAGCAACGACGACACTGCCTACGCGGGGTAA